The following are encoded together in the Aciduricibacillus chroicocephali genome:
- the purF gene encoding amidophosphoribosyltransferase — translation MFGIWGHNSAAEITYYGLHALQHRGQDGAGIATTNGTELNIHKGMGLLNDVFERAEFSKLPGHAAIGHVRYPSGGEGSINDVQPFLFRSQSENVAIAHDGAIMNKNELRTELESQGSILQTSADPEILAHLMKQKGRKVSRDTIIEALRKIVGAYAFLIMTDDKLYAALGSRGIRPLSIGKLKDSYVVASETCAFDIIGAKFEREVMPGELVEISDEGIKSTRFALREQRALCAMEYVYLSRPDSDLNHVNVHASRKRMGIELAKEAPIEADVVTGVPDSSISAAIGYAEESGLPYEIGIIKNRYIGRTFIQPTQELREQGVKMKLSPVRGIVEGKRVVMIDDSIVRGTTSRRIVRMLKEAGAKEVHVRIASPLITDPCYYGVDMSTKEELIAANHTLEEIGQIIEADSIAFLSVDGLEQAIVKDKTINQGICNACMTGKYPVTYNHVTETASK, via the coding sequence GTGTTTGGTATATGGGGTCACAATTCAGCAGCCGAAATCACCTACTATGGCCTGCATGCTCTTCAGCATCGCGGCCAAGACGGTGCCGGCATTGCAACGACGAATGGCACTGAACTGAATATTCATAAGGGCATGGGCTTGCTGAACGATGTATTTGAGCGGGCAGAGTTCTCCAAGCTGCCCGGCCATGCGGCGATCGGCCATGTCCGTTATCCGTCTGGTGGCGAAGGAAGCATTAATGACGTCCAGCCATTCCTTTTCCGTTCTCAGTCGGAGAATGTAGCCATCGCACATGACGGCGCCATTATGAACAAGAATGAGCTTCGTACGGAATTGGAATCACAAGGAAGCATTCTGCAAACATCAGCCGATCCGGAAATCCTTGCCCATCTGATGAAACAGAAGGGCAGGAAGGTTTCCAGAGATACGATTATTGAGGCTCTTCGTAAAATTGTTGGAGCCTACGCGTTTCTCATCATGACAGATGACAAGCTGTATGCAGCTCTCGGTTCACGAGGGATCAGGCCTTTGTCAATCGGTAAGCTGAAGGATTCATACGTCGTTGCATCGGAAACATGTGCCTTCGATATCATTGGAGCGAAGTTCGAAAGAGAAGTTATGCCTGGAGAACTTGTCGAAATCAGTGATGAAGGAATCAAGTCAACACGTTTCGCTTTACGTGAACAGCGTGCACTATGTGCCATGGAATACGTCTATCTCTCAAGACCAGACAGTGATTTGAATCATGTGAATGTACATGCTTCACGAAAACGGATGGGAATTGAGCTTGCCAAAGAAGCGCCTATCGAAGCGGATGTAGTAACAGGTGTTCCGGATTCAAGCATCTCTGCAGCAATTGGGTATGCGGAAGAGAGCGGGCTTCCTTATGAAATCGGCATTATTAAAAACCGTTACATCGGACGTACATTCATCCAGCCGACACAGGAATTGAGAGAACAGGGTGTTAAGATGAAGCTTTCTCCAGTTCGCGGAATTGTGGAAGGTAAACGTGTCGTCATGATCGATGATTCGATTGTTCGTGGTACGACAAGCAGACGGATTGTACGGATGTTGAAAGAGGCAGGCGCGAAAGAAGTACATGTACGCATCGCTTCTCCACTCATCACGGATCCATGCTATTATGGAGTCGATATGTCGACAAAAGAAGAATTAATTGCAGCAAATCATACATTAGAAGAAATAGGACAAATCATCGAAGCAGACAGCATCGCGTTTCTTTCTGTAGATGGCCTTGAACAGGCGATTGTTAAAGACAAGACGATCAACCAGGGAATTTGCAATGCTTGCATGACTGGTAAATATCCGGTTACTTACAATCATGTGACCGAAACAGCAAGCAAATAA
- the purM gene encoding phosphoribosylformylglycinamidine cyclo-ligase: MSDAYRAAGVDVEKGYEAVERMKKHIAKTKRSEVLGGIGSFAGLFELTSFKYDEPVLVSGTDGVGTKLKLAFQMDKHDTIGIDVVAMCVNDIVAQGAEPLFFLDYIACGKNDPAVIEQIVAGISEGCVQAGAALVGGETAEMPGMYSEDEYDLAGFTVGIADKPKLITGEHIEAGDVVIGLASSGVHSNGFSLVRKITDKLDLKKTYEGFDRPLGEALLEPTRIYAKQMKAVLQEVNVKGVSHITGGGFYENLPRVVPAGLGFEIDRSAWEVPHVFNFLQKEGNISDKDMFGVFNMGIGLALVVAPEDQDKVLYALGQAGEKASVIGKVTDTEGVQFING; encoded by the coding sequence ATGTCAGATGCATACAGAGCGGCAGGCGTGGATGTCGAAAAAGGCTACGAAGCTGTAGAACGAATGAAAAAGCATATTGCAAAAACAAAACGCAGTGAAGTACTTGGAGGGATCGGTTCTTTTGCGGGACTGTTTGAACTCACTTCTTTCAAATATGACGAACCTGTGCTTGTCTCCGGAACTGATGGAGTCGGTACGAAACTGAAGCTCGCCTTCCAGATGGACAAGCATGATACGATCGGCATTGATGTCGTTGCCATGTGTGTGAATGATATTGTGGCTCAAGGAGCAGAACCGCTCTTCTTCCTCGATTATATTGCTTGTGGAAAGAATGACCCTGCTGTAATTGAACAAATTGTTGCTGGTATCTCTGAAGGCTGTGTTCAAGCTGGGGCAGCACTTGTCGGTGGTGAAACTGCGGAAATGCCTGGTATGTATTCCGAAGATGAGTATGACTTGGCAGGATTCACAGTCGGAATCGCTGACAAGCCGAAGCTCATTACAGGCGAACATATCGAAGCTGGTGATGTTGTCATTGGTCTTGCTTCTAGCGGTGTTCATTCCAACGGGTTCTCACTCGTTCGAAAAATTACAGATAAGCTCGATTTAAAGAAAACATATGAAGGCTTCGATCGTCCGCTTGGTGAAGCTTTGCTTGAACCGACACGCATTTATGCGAAACAGATGAAGGCTGTTTTGCAAGAGGTAAATGTAAAAGGTGTTTCCCATATTACGGGTGGCGGTTTCTATGAAAACCTTCCACGTGTCGTGCCTGCAGGTCTCGGTTTTGAAATTGACCGTTCAGCTTGGGAAGTACCACATGTGTTCAACTTCTTGCAAAAAGAAGGCAACATCTCCGATAAAGATATGTTCGGCGTCTTCAATATGGGCATTGGCCTTGCGCTCGTCGTAGCTCCTGAAGACCAAGATAAAGTCCTCTATGCACTTGGACAGGCAGGCGAGAAAGCATCTGTCATTGGTAAAGTGACAGACACTGAAGGTGTGCAGTTCATCAATGGCTAA
- the purN gene encoding phosphoribosylglycinamide formyltransferase, which produces MAKVKAAVFASGSGSNFEAIMKAGELPCEITLLVCDKPGAGAVERAKRLGVPVLELSPKQFKDKAAYEQALVKRLREEGIEWIFLAGYMRLIGPDLLGAYENRILNIHPSLLPDFPGADGIGDAFRAGVNKTGVTIHYVDAGMDTGPIIKQREVDILPNDTIDTLAERIHKVEHELYPEVIREVLTHK; this is translated from the coding sequence ATGGCTAAAGTGAAAGCGGCGGTATTTGCTTCTGGTTCAGGATCAAATTTCGAGGCAATTATGAAAGCTGGAGAACTGCCTTGTGAGATTACCTTACTTGTTTGTGATAAGCCTGGAGCTGGTGCCGTTGAACGGGCAAAGCGCCTTGGTGTGCCAGTGCTTGAACTTAGTCCAAAACAGTTTAAGGATAAAGCAGCTTATGAGCAAGCTTTGGTGAAACGTCTGCGCGAAGAAGGTATTGAATGGATTTTTCTCGCAGGTTACATGCGTTTAATCGGGCCTGATCTGCTTGGAGCTTATGAAAATCGGATACTGAATATCCACCCGTCCCTTCTTCCGGATTTCCCGGGAGCGGATGGAATTGGGGATGCCTTTAGAGCAGGTGTCAATAAGACAGGTGTTACCATTCATTATGTTGATGCAGGGATGGATACAGGACCTATTATTAAGCAGCGTGAAGTTGACATCTTGCCAAATGACACAATAGATACACTCGCGGAGCGGATTCACAAAGTGGAACATGAATTGTACCCTGAAGTGATTCGTGAAGTATTAACACATAAATAG
- the purH gene encoding bifunctional phosphoribosylaminoimidazolecarboxamide formyltransferase/IMP cyclohydrolase yields MKKQALLSVSDKTGITDFAAGLVKQGFEIISTGGTLKAIEEAGIPVKAVDEVTGFPEIMDGRVKTLHPKVHGGLLAKRDNPEHRQALADNEIDTIDLVAVNLYPFKETLAKPGVSDDEIIENIDIGGPTMLRSAAKNFADVLVVVDPSDYPKVLEALEQDQTDYKLRHGLAAKVFRHTAHYDAMIARYFTEATGEAFPENYTVTYEKVQDLRYGENPHQHAAFYKTPVSAAFSLSSAKQLHGKELSYNNIQDANAALEIVREYAEPAAVAVKHMNPCGVGVGDNIEQAFQRAYDADPVSIFGGIVALNQQVDKATAEILSGIFLEIIIAPGFDQDALDILTQKKNIRLLEMDMVDTEARSHKLTSINGGMLIQDADHAEFKDDQLAVVTKRAPSEEEMKDLIFAWKAVKHVKSNAIVLAKGCQTVGIGAGQMNRVGAAKIAIEQAGEAAEGAALASDAFFPMPDTVEAAAAAGIKAIIQPGGSKRDQESIDACDKHGIAMVLTSMRHFKH; encoded by the coding sequence ATGAAGAAACAAGCATTGCTTAGTGTTTCAGATAAAACAGGCATTACGGATTTTGCTGCAGGTCTTGTGAAGCAAGGTTTCGAGATCATCTCTACTGGCGGCACATTGAAGGCGATAGAAGAAGCAGGGATTCCTGTAAAAGCTGTCGATGAAGTGACAGGTTTTCCAGAAATTATGGATGGACGTGTGAAAACGTTGCATCCAAAAGTACATGGCGGTTTGTTGGCAAAGCGTGACAACCCGGAACATCGCCAGGCACTTGCTGATAATGAAATTGATACAATCGACCTCGTTGCTGTTAACCTTTATCCGTTCAAAGAGACTTTGGCAAAGCCAGGCGTCTCTGATGATGAAATTATTGAGAACATTGATATCGGTGGTCCAACAATGCTGCGCTCAGCTGCTAAGAACTTCGCGGATGTACTTGTAGTCGTAGATCCTTCTGATTATCCAAAAGTGCTGGAAGCATTGGAGCAAGACCAGACAGACTATAAACTTCGCCACGGACTTGCAGCGAAAGTATTCCGTCATACAGCTCATTATGATGCTATGATTGCACGTTATTTCACAGAGGCAACTGGCGAAGCTTTCCCTGAGAACTACACAGTGACTTATGAAAAAGTTCAAGATTTGCGTTATGGGGAAAATCCTCACCAGCATGCAGCATTTTATAAAACACCTGTTTCTGCTGCATTCAGCCTTTCATCAGCGAAACAGCTTCACGGTAAGGAACTCTCTTATAACAATATTCAAGATGCCAATGCAGCACTTGAAATTGTTCGTGAATATGCAGAGCCGGCAGCAGTAGCGGTCAAACATATGAACCCATGCGGTGTTGGAGTCGGTGACAACATCGAGCAGGCTTTCCAGCGTGCCTATGATGCAGATCCTGTTTCTATTTTCGGCGGCATCGTTGCTTTGAATCAGCAAGTTGACAAAGCGACAGCCGAAATTCTAAGCGGTATTTTCCTTGAAATTATTATTGCCCCAGGATTTGACCAGGATGCACTTGATATCTTGACTCAGAAAAAGAACATTCGTCTCCTTGAGATGGACATGGTCGATACGGAAGCACGCTCTCACAAGCTTACTTCTATTAATGGAGGAATGTTGATCCAGGATGCAGACCATGCAGAATTCAAGGATGATCAGCTTGCAGTCGTGACAAAACGTGCCCCTTCAGAAGAAGAAATGAAAGACTTGATCTTCGCTTGGAAGGCAGTAAAACATGTGAAATCAAATGCAATTGTCCTTGCTAAAGGTTGTCAAACAGTAGGAATCGGTGCTGGCCAGATGAACCGTGTCGGCGCAGCGAAAATTGCGATTGAACAGGCTGGAGAAGCAGCTGAGGGCGCAGCACTTGCATCTGATGCATTCTTTCCAATGCCGGACACAGTCGAAGCAGCAGCTGCTGCAGGAATTAAAGCGATTATCCAGCCGGGTGGATCGAAGCGTGACCAGGAATCAATCGATGCATGTGATAAACACGGAATCGCGATGGTGCTAACAAGCATGCGTCATTTCAAACATTAA
- the purD gene encoding phosphoribosylamine--glycine ligase, with protein sequence MNILVIGRGGREHAIVQKLAESAQADTIYAAPGNAGIANIATCVAIDEMDFGALIDFAKNENIGLTIVGPEAPLSAGIVDKFQQAGLRVFGPSEAAAAIEGSKSFAKDFMKKHDVPTAAYEVFADPEKAKAYIRKQGAPIVIKADGLAAGKGVVVAETVEEAEQAVDDMLVSKAFAEAGATVVIEEFLAGREFSLMALVNGRNVYPLTTARDHKRAFDGDAGPNTGGMGSYAPVDDIPSDAYDFAVKEIVQKTADGMADEGEPFTGILYAGLMMTEQGPKVIEFNARFGDPETQVILPLMQNDFVQVVNDVLDEKNPSLKWKDGYCLGVVVASAGYPGSYAKGKELPELHEKADTYFVHAGTKKQDGNFVSDGGRVLFAGAYGSTFAEARKKAYDAISPFEGNEEFFYRTDIGEK encoded by the coding sequence ATGAACATACTTGTCATCGGACGCGGTGGCCGCGAACATGCCATTGTCCAAAAGCTTGCCGAGAGTGCACAAGCAGATACAATATATGCAGCACCAGGTAATGCAGGTATCGCAAACATTGCTACATGTGTCGCCATTGATGAAATGGATTTTGGTGCACTTATCGACTTTGCAAAGAATGAAAATATCGGTCTGACAATTGTTGGACCGGAAGCACCGCTCAGCGCCGGTATTGTGGACAAATTCCAGCAAGCTGGTCTTCGTGTCTTTGGACCTTCGGAAGCTGCAGCTGCAATCGAGGGTAGCAAAAGCTTTGCGAAAGATTTCATGAAAAAACATGATGTTCCTACAGCTGCCTATGAAGTTTTTGCAGATCCTGAAAAGGCAAAAGCATATATCCGCAAGCAAGGTGCACCAATCGTAATTAAAGCGGATGGACTTGCTGCCGGAAAAGGTGTTGTCGTGGCAGAGACAGTTGAGGAAGCTGAACAAGCTGTAGATGACATGCTTGTTTCCAAAGCCTTTGCTGAGGCAGGTGCAACGGTCGTTATTGAGGAATTCCTTGCTGGTCGTGAATTTTCATTGATGGCACTTGTGAACGGTCGCAATGTATACCCACTTACAACAGCTCGTGATCATAAACGAGCGTTTGATGGGGATGCAGGTCCAAATACGGGAGGCATGGGTTCCTATGCTCCGGTTGATGATATTCCAAGTGATGCATATGATTTTGCGGTAAAGGAAATTGTCCAGAAGACTGCTGATGGCATGGCAGATGAGGGCGAGCCATTTACAGGTATTCTCTACGCAGGTCTCATGATGACCGAACAAGGTCCTAAAGTGATTGAATTCAACGCTCGTTTCGGTGACCCTGAGACGCAAGTAATTTTGCCGCTTATGCAAAATGATTTTGTTCAAGTTGTAAATGATGTCCTGGATGAGAAAAATCCTTCTTTGAAATGGAAAGATGGCTACTGCCTTGGAGTCGTTGTAGCTTCAGCAGGATATCCGGGAAGCTACGCCAAAGGCAAGGAACTTCCTGAATTGCATGAAAAGGCAGATACGTATTTTGTTCATGCAGGGACGAAGAAACAAGATGGAAATTTTGTCTCTGATGGCGGACGTGTTCTATTCGCAGGAGCTTACGGATCCACTTTTGCTGAAGCTCGTAAAAAGGCATATGATGCTATTTCGCCGTTTGAAGGAAACGAAGAATTCTTCTACAGAACGGATATTGGCGAAAAATAA
- a CDS encoding DUF3048 domain-containing protein produces MRRSLLIIACSLVVLLAACSGDKETKMKGKEGISPLTGEKTSNANARPVAIMVNNHTKARPQTGLSKADIVFEILAEGNITRFLAIYQSEEPDEVGPVRSAREYYFKLAEGYDALYVYHGAAKFVDKLIQDDGIDYINGAQHDNDGKLFIRSSDREAPHNSYVQFGAIQDEAKREG; encoded by the coding sequence ATGAGAAGAAGTCTGCTGATCATTGCTTGTAGTTTAGTAGTACTTCTCGCTGCTTGTTCAGGCGACAAAGAAACGAAAATGAAAGGTAAGGAAGGAATTTCCCCCCTAACAGGTGAGAAAACATCAAATGCCAATGCGCGCCCTGTCGCCATTATGGTGAACAACCACACGAAAGCTAGGCCACAGACAGGTCTCAGCAAGGCGGATATCGTTTTTGAGATTCTTGCAGAAGGGAATATTACGCGATTCCTTGCCATCTATCAAAGTGAAGAGCCAGACGAGGTGGGGCCTGTACGCAGCGCAAGAGAGTATTATTTTAAGCTTGCAGAAGGTTATGATGCGCTCTATGTCTACCATGGAGCGGCAAAGTTTGTGGATAAGTTGATTCAGGACGATGGCATTGACTACATTAACGGCGCCCAACATGATAATGACGGCAAACTCTTCATCCGTTCATCTGATCGAGAGGCACCACATAACTCTTATGTTCAGTTCGGTGCAATCCAAGATGAAGCGAAACGAGAAGGATAA